Proteins encoded by one window of Candidatus Dadabacteria bacterium:
- a CDS encoding uracil-DNA glycosylase yields MYFIVDKQAAAFNAARARMSGNEEAKRLIRDFKGYLEFQSRMGNGRVMPEQSAAPARSAKPAPATERKTDMEKKSEGKPSPIIIESDLFAGGAEGLPEIRDDLGDCSRCKLHSTRKNIVFGEGNPSADIVFVGEGPGRDEDEQGRPFVGKAGKLLGKIIEAMGMTREDVYICNVVKCRPPENRNPEPDEVAECEPFLIRQINSVSPRVVVCLGLVAAKALLKIEGSRSLGSLRGVFHTYGNCKLMVTYHPAALLRNPAFKRPLWEDMQAVMAEIKK; encoded by the coding sequence GTGTATTTTATTGTAGATAAACAGGCGGCGGCTTTCAATGCCGCGCGGGCGCGCATGAGTGGAAACGAAGAGGCAAAACGGCTGATAAGAGACTTTAAGGGATACCTTGAGTTTCAGTCGCGCATGGGAAACGGGCGCGTGATGCCGGAGCAGAGCGCCGCCCCGGCGCGGAGCGCGAAGCCCGCCCCCGCAACGGAGAGGAAAACGGATATGGAAAAAAAGAGCGAAGGGAAACCGTCTCCCATAATCATAGAGAGCGACCTGTTTGCGGGCGGCGCGGAAGGTCTGCCGGAGATAAGGGACGACCTCGGAGACTGCTCCAGATGCAAACTTCACTCCACCAGAAAGAACATTGTGTTTGGAGAGGGAAACCCCTCCGCGGACATTGTTTTTGTGGGCGAGGGGCCGGGCAGGGATGAAGACGAGCAGGGAAGGCCGTTTGTCGGCAAGGCGGGCAAACTTCTGGGCAAGATAATAGAGGCGATGGGAATGACGCGCGAAGATGTCTACATCTGCAATGTGGTCAAGTGCAGGCCGCCCGAAAACCGCAATCCGGAGCCGGACGAGGTCGCCGAGTGCGAGCCGTTTCTCATCAGGCAGATAAACTCCGTTTCGCCGCGCGTGGTGGTGTGCCTCGGGCTTGTGGCGGCAAAGGCGTTGCTTAAAATTGAAGGCAGCCGCTCTCTCGGCTCTCTCAGGGGAGTGTTTCACACATACGGAAACTGCAAACTTATGGTAACATACCACCCCGCCGCGCTTCTCAGGAATCCGGCTTTCAAACGGCCGCTGTGGGAAGACATGCAGGCGGTTATGGCGGAAATCAAAAAATAA